Sequence from the Fusobacterium sp. JB019 genome:
TAACCTTTCCCAAGGATCTTCATTTAAAAATCTAATACATGAATCAAATGTTGCTCCTCCCCAAACTTCCATTGAATAATAACCTGCCTGGTCCATCTTCTCAATTATCGGCATTATTTCTTCAGTAGTCAGTCTTGTAGCAATAAGAGATTGAGAACCATCCCTTAAAGCAGTTTCTGTAATTTTTAATTTTGCCATGTCCCCTCCTTCACTATGAATCAACTTTTTTTATAGTACCTTTATATAAAATTTCTTTTCTACCAGTTTCTTTAATAATAACTAAACCACCGTTTTTATTAATTTTTTCAACTATCCCTACAATAATCCTATCTTTATATTTAATTTCAACTTTTTTATTAATTATATTTAAATATTTTGAATATTCTTCTATCATTTCTTTTCTATTTAGTATATATTTTTGTTTACAATTTATATTTTCAAATTCCTCTAAAATCGAGCATATTATTTCTTTTCTATTAACTTCTTCACCTAATATAATTTTTAAAGAAGAAACTTCTTCAGAAACATAATTTGGAAAAGAACTATTATTGGCATTCAACCCTATTCCAATTATTACATCTTCTATTTTTCCAGTTTCAAATTCAATATTACATTCTGTTAATATCCCACAAACTTTTTTCCCTTTTAAAAATATTTCATTCCAATTAGTTTCTGGTTTTATTCCAACAACTTTTTCGATACTTTTCATTATTGCTAAAACAGTTCCTAAAGATAGTAATTTTAAAGAATCAGAAAATATATTTTCTTTTAAAACTATAGACATATATATTCCACTTTCTTTAGGAGAATAAAAACTACTTTCTAATTTCCCTCTCCCCTTAGATTGTTCATCTGCTATAATTATATCTCCATGATTTAATTTCCCTATCTCTCTTTTAGCGTAAGAATTTGTTGAATCTATTGTCTCAAAATAATAAATTTTCTTTCCTAATTCTTCACATAAAATATTTTTTTTAATTTCATATTCAGAAATACTATCATCTTCCATAAGAGAATATCCTTTATTATTCACACCATCAATATTATATCCTTTCTTTTTCAAAGATTGTATTCCTTTCCAAATAGCTGTTCTACTCACACCTATTTCTTTCCTTAAATATTCTCCAGAAATATATTCTCCTTTTCTTTTCCTTAAGATATCCAAAATTTTATATTTAGTCATGCTAACTCCTTAAATGAAAATTTCCCTTTACCTCTTATTTTTCTAAAAAACTTCTTATTTTCCTTTAAATACTTAAACTTTTCCTAAGTATACACCAATATACACAGTTTTTCAACAAAAAATTGCAAATGGAATTTCTTAAAATAATTCAAATTATATATAATAAAAAAAACCATTCAATAATGAATGGTTATAATTTCTTAAATGGAGGCGACGGCCAGATTCGAACTGGCGGTGGAGATTTTGCAGACCTCTGCCTTACCACTTGGCGACATCGCCCTCCGTATTAAATTGAATGGTGGCCAGAGGCGGAATCGAACCACCGACACGGGGATTTTCAGTCCCCTGCTCTACCGACTGAGCTATCTGGCCAACTATGGCGGGAGCGACGAGAATCGAACTCGCGACCCCCAACGTGACAGGCTGGTGCTCTAACCAAACTGAGCTACGCCCCCAACTTTTTTTTAAAATTAATGGTGGTCACAACAGGACTTGAACCTGTGACCCCCTGCTTGTAAGGCAGGTGCTCTCCCAACTGAGCTATGCGACCCACATAAAATAGTATACTAAAAAATCTACTTTTTTGCAAGTGTTTTTTGAGTTTTTCTTTAAAAAAACATTCTTGTCTTTAACTTTTTAAATAATTTCAATGTTTTTCATAAAAAAAAGAATTGCTTATAATTATAAGCAATTCTTTTTTTTTTTATTTTTTTTATAAATATATTTTATTACTTTTCCCAATATATTTTTTCTTATCCTCTGCTTCTCCTCTAAAAAATACTTTATAAGCATTATATGTTTCATGAACATCAAATTTAGAAGAAATTTCGAATGGAGAATGCATTCCAAGTAAAGCTGGACCTACATCTATTGTTCTAATCCCCTTTTGAGATAGATACTTTGCAACTGTACCTCCTCCACCTTCGTCTACTTTTCCAAGCAATCCTGTTTGCCATGTTATATTATTCTTATTTAACATTCTTCTTATTTCTCCAACATATTCTGCATCAGCATCATTTGTACTATACTTTCCACCAGATCCTGTATATTTCACAATAACTACTCCATAATTTAATTTAGGAGCATTCTGCTCATCATGAACTGATTTAAAAACAGGATCTATCCCTGCATTAACATCTGAAGATAAAGCTCTTGAATTCCAAAATGTTTTTTTCAAATATAATTCAGAATAATTTTGTTTTATTTTTGAAATTAAATCTGCAGTAAAATATTCCAAATATTCACTTTGAAGACCTGTAGCTCCATCTGAACCTGTTTCTTCCTTATCTGCTAAGAAGCAAATACATGTTTTATTAGGAACTTCCTTCATATCTAATATTGCTCTTAAAGAAGTATAAGCACAAATTCTATCATCTTGACCATAAGCTCCTATCATAGATCTATCTATACCCACATCTTTTGCTTTTTGACTAGGTACTAATTCTAATTCTGCTGAAATAAAATCTTCCTCTTTCATTCCATAAATTTTATTAAGTCTTTCTAGCACAGCATATTTAACTAATTCTTTTATTTCTTTATCTTTTACTATAGCAGGAATAGATCCAACTATAATTTGTAATTCTTCTCCCTTTATAACTTCTCTTGCTTTTCTTTCTCCTTGTATTATTCTGTCTAAATGAGGTAATATATCAGGCACTGTAAACACAGGATCTCCATCGTGTTCACCTATTGACACTTTAACTTTCTCACCATTTTCTAGTATAACTACCCCGTGTAAAGCTAAAGGTATAGAAGTCCATTGATATTTTTTTATTCCTCCGTAATAATGCGTTTTCATATAAGCTAAATCAAATTCTTCATAAAGAGGATTTTGTTTTAAATCTAATCTTGGAGAATCTATATGCGAAACAACATAGTTTATTCCATGCAAAATATCTTCTTTTCCTATAACTGCTAAAGCTATATTTTTGTTCCTATTAACATAATATACTTTATCACCTGGAAGTAAAATGTCCTTATATCTTGCATCTATAAATCCACATTCCTTAGCTAATTCTTCACTTAAGTTAACAAATTCTCTCTCAGTTTTACCTAAGTCTAAAACTTTTTTGTACTCTTCTCCCATGGCAAATATTTCTTCAAATTTTTCAGGAGAAACATCTTTCCATCCATTATTTTTTTTGTATAACATGCTATCACCCTTACTTATTTTATTTTATAACTAGACTATTCTAGTTTATATAACTTTTTATCTAGTAATATTATATCACATATATTTTAAAAAAACAGTATCAAAAAAGGGAAACAAGAATAATCTATTAGTCTTATTTCCCTTTTATATCAATTATCTTTTTATTTTTTTAATCTTTCATTTAATATTTTTGCAGCCTCTTCAAATCCTGGTTTTCCAAGTAAAGCAAACATATTTTTCTTATATGCTTCAACTCCTGGTTGATTAAATGGATTTACTCCTAATGTATATCCACTAACTCCACAAGCTTTTTCAAAGAAATAGAATAAATATCCTAAACTAAATGCATCAAATTTAGGTATGCATATTCTTATATTTGGAACTCCTCCATCTATATGAGCAAGTTGTGTTCCTTCTTTAGCTTTTTCATTTACAAAGTTCATTCCTTTTCCTGCAAGATAGTTTAATCCATCTAAATCAGCTTCATCAAAAGGAATTTCCATATCTGTTTCTTTTTCTTCAACATCTAACAATGTTTCAAATAACATTCTTTCTCCATCTTGAATATATTGTCCCATTGAATGTAAATCAGTACTTAAATCCACTGCTGCTGGGAATATTCCTTTTCCATCTTTTCCTTCTGATTCTCCATATAATTGTTTCCACCATTCTGCAATATAGTGAAGTTTTGGCTCATAATTTATCATAAGCTCAATTCCTTTTCCTTTTCTATATAAGATATTTCTAACTGCAGCATATTTATAACAATCATTTTCTTTAAAATCTTTTGTATAATCTTCTTGAGCTTCTTTTGCACCATTCATTAATTCTTGAATGTTAATTCCTGCAACTGCAATTGGAAGTAATCCTACTGGAGTAAGAACTGAAAATCTTCCACCTACATTATCAGGAATAACAAAAGATTCATATCCTTCTTCTAATGCTAATTTTTTTAATGC
This genomic interval carries:
- a CDS encoding oxaloacetate decarboxylase subunit alpha (Converts oxaloacetate to phosphoenolpyruvate using ATP as an energy source); translation: MAKLKITETALRDGSQSLIATRLTTEEIMPIIEKMDQAGYYSMEVWGGATFDSCIRFLNEDPWERL
- a CDS encoding glucose-6-phosphate isomerase; protein product: MSKLKLDLSKILDFVSNDEIMAMESEITSASKVLMEGTGEGNDFLGWVDLPTNYNKEEFTRIEEAAKKIKDNSEVLIVIGIGGSYLGARAAIDMLSHTFYNKLSKEDRKAPEIYFAGNSISGSYLKHLIQIVGDRDFSVNVISKSGTTTEPAIAFRIFKNMLEKKYGVDGAKERIFATTDSSKGALKKLALEEGYESFVIPDNVGGRFSVLTPVGLLPIAVAGINIQELMNGAKEAQEDYTKDFKENDCYKYAAVRNILYRKGKGIELMINYEPKLHYIAEWWKQLYGESEGKDGKGIFPAAVDLSTDLHSMGQYIQDGERMLFETLLDVEEKETDMEIPFDEADLDGLNYLAGKGMNFVNEKAKEGTQLAHIDGGVPNIRICIPKFDAFSLGYLFYFFEKACGVSGYTLGVNPFNQPGVEAYKKNMFALLGKPGFEEAAKILNERLKK
- a CDS encoding aminopeptidase, with protein sequence MLYKKNNGWKDVSPEKFEEIFAMGEEYKKVLDLGKTEREFVNLSEELAKECGFIDARYKDILLPGDKVYYVNRNKNIALAVIGKEDILHGINYVVSHIDSPRLDLKQNPLYEEFDLAYMKTHYYGGIKKYQWTSIPLALHGVVILENGEKVKVSIGEHDGDPVFTVPDILPHLDRIIQGERKAREVIKGEELQIIVGSIPAIVKDKEIKELVKYAVLERLNKIYGMKEEDFISAELELVPSQKAKDVGIDRSMIGAYGQDDRICAYTSLRAILDMKEVPNKTCICFLADKEETGSDGATGLQSEYLEYFTADLISKIKQNYSELYLKKTFWNSRALSSDVNAGIDPVFKSVHDEQNAPKLNYGVVIVKYTGSGGKYSTNDADAEYVGEIRRMLNKNNITWQTGLLGKVDEGGGGTVAKYLSQKGIRTIDVGPALLGMHSPFEISSKFDVHETYNAYKVFFRGEAEDKKKYIGKSNKIYL
- a CDS encoding biotin--[acetyl-CoA-carboxylase] ligase, whose protein sequence is MTKYKILDILRKRKGEYISGEYLRKEIGVSRTAIWKGIQSLKKKGYNIDGVNNKGYSLMEDDSISEYEIKKNILCEELGKKIYYFETIDSTNSYAKREIGKLNHGDIIIADEQSKGRGKLESSFYSPKESGIYMSIVLKENIFSDSLKLLSLGTVLAIMKSIEKVVGIKPETNWNEIFLKGKKVCGILTECNIEFETGKIEDVIIGIGLNANNSSFPNYVSEEVSSLKIILGEEVNRKEIICSILEEFENINCKQKYILNRKEMIEEYSKYLNIINKKVEIKYKDRIIVGIVEKINKNGGLVIIKETGRKEILYKGTIKKVDS